The following are encoded together in the Lathyrus oleraceus cultivar Zhongwan6 chromosome 3, CAAS_Psat_ZW6_1.0, whole genome shotgun sequence genome:
- the LOC127129957 gene encoding altered inheritance of mitochondria protein 3-like, whose protein sequence is MNYSRCPRHCITQYRNLLDHLRPADFIWRPYLNMDHEHQINPEDAAVWTTCTPIIRFTTVELHNTDRVKLQFGMVQNIPDPPASLGEWHMRKVNDQWNFNPWQQFARSECRKWKHRHDHVLTDAVMPNEVKPSRTYMAWYRSVGFQFIADDMYLYDPRQTTYTQEASTSNPQQHSQPNYSQPPIRQTFRSTNTQTYNQNMPFTQPQNQEHPPYHHQQMDHQPSTEHRFAPTPSPYQSRLTQNTNRPITYRSQEPQTSQYQNIPQPYLFQTPQQPFQPFLDPSLSPMSPFNRPGRPSMSQPHPNFSGMGHELSYAGTPSLNTEDYAELAQYLNGSSPVGGNDAPGPSDEQTPVQNRQRGLGPRVRIARGCGTGGRLGDPGHHH, encoded by the exons atgaattacagcagatgtccgagacactgtattactcaatatcgcaacctgttggatcaccttcgaccggcagac ttcatttggcgtccataccttaatatggatcatgagcatcagatcaaccctgaagacgcagccgtatggacaacatgcacaccaataatacggttcacaacagtggagctgcacaacaccgatcgtgtgaagctgcagtttggtatggtccagaatatcccagatcccccagctagcctaggagaatggcatatgcgtaaagtgaacgaccaatggaacttcaacccttggcaacaattcgcaagatcagagtgtcgcaagtggaagcaccgtcatgaccatgtcttaactgacgcagtcatgccaaatgaggtaaaaccaagtcgtacttatatggcttggtatagatcagttggatttcaattcatcgccgatgatatgtacctctacgacccacgccagacaacttacacacaagaagcctcaacatctaacccccaacaacattctcagcccaattactcacaaccacctatccgacaaactttccgttccacaaacacacaaacatacaaccaaaacatgccattcacccaaccccaaaaccaagaacatcccccataccaccaccaacaaatggaccatcaaccttcgaccgaacatcgcttcgcacccacaccatcaccctaccaaagtcgccttacccaaaacactaaccgccccatcacctaccgtagccaagaaccccaaacatcacaataccaaaacatcccacaaccatatctcttccaaacaccccaacaacctttccaacctttcctagacccatcattgtcacccatgtcccccttcaaccgtcctggtcgcccatccatgagtcaaccacaccccaacttctctggcatgggtcatgagctcagctacgccggtacaccatcattgaatactgaagactatgctgagttggctcaatacctcaacggatcttctcctgtaggcggtaatgacgctcctggaccatcagatgaacaaacaccggttcagaatcgtcaacgtgggttagggccaagggttaggatagctaggggatgtgggaccggaggtcggttaggtgatcccggtcatcaccattag